From a region of the Babesia bovis T2Bo chromosome 1, whole genome shotgun sequence genome:
- a CDS encoding Zinc finger C-x8-C-x5-C-x3-H type (and similar) family protein → MDVSGFGIARDVRKQTSEKSEFPTLCETCLGPNPLIRMLKERCGKECKICERPFTMFRWKPGPKARYKQTIVCQSCSKMKNVCQTCLFDLEYGLPVQVRDEYLKNGLELSEVKANLNHQLGKLEAGTLELPKSESNPMLEKLARVAPYYRRNKPRICTFWLRNACNRGEECPYSHDNDDIKHHDPSLAKQNIKDRFRGENDPVANKIFKRIEEAKQKDEESEESRTLVKEGVYPSMLPHEAQRRR, encoded by the coding sequence ATGGATGTAAGCGGTTTTGGTATAGCACGCGATGTGCGTAAGCAAACATCGGAGAAGTCAGAATTTCCTACATTATGTGAAACATGTCTTGGACCGAATCCTCTCATACGTATGCTGAAGGAGCGCTGCGGTAAGGAATGCAAGATATGCGAGCGTCCTTTCACTATGTTCCGTTGGAAGCCTGGTCCTAAAGCTCGTTACAAGCAAACTATCGTTTGCCAAAGTTGTTCGAAGATGAAGAATGTATGTCAAACATGTCTTTTTGATCTTGAGTATGGTTTACCTGTACAGGTACGTGACGAGTATTTGAAGAACGGTTTGGAACTGTCTGAGGTAAAGGCCAATTTAAATCACCAGCTGGGTAAGCTAGAAGCTGGTACATTAGAGTTACCTAAATCTGAATCCAACCCGATGTTGGAAAAGCTGGCTCGCGTAGCTCCCTACTATCGCAGAAATAAACCCAGGATTTGTACATTTTGGCTTCGCAATGCTTGTAACCGTGGTGAAGAGTGTCCATATTCACATGACAATGATGACATTAAACATCATGACCCTTCATTGGCAAAACAGAACATTAAGGATCGTTTCCGTGGTGAGAATGACCCCGTTGCTAATAAGATTTTCAAGCGTATTGAAGAGGCCAAGCAGAAGGACGAGGAATCCGAGGAATCTAGAACTCTAGTCAAGGAGGGCGTCTACCCATCCATGTTGCCTCACGAAGCTCAGCGTCGGCGTTGA